The following DNA comes from Bdellovibrionota bacterium.
AAAAAATTTAATAGCACGGGCCACTCAAAGAATTCAGGACATCGCAGATAATTTACTTTCTGATTATAAAAAACAAATTGCTGTACAGCAAAACGAATTCATCTCTTTAAACTTACCCTTATTTGAACTTCTCGAAGAGAAAATAATATCTAACCCGTCTATTAAATTTAATATGGATATAAAAGAAAGTATATTTATTATATCAAGTGAGCGAGTCAATTTTGAAAGAGTAATTTCAAATATTTTGCAAAATTCAATCGAAGCCGTTGAACATTCGCACGGAATAATTAATATTTCTTGTACAGAAAATAAGTTGATAGTTTCCGACAATGGTAAGGGTATTAGCGCTGAAAACCTTCAAAAAATATTTTCTAAAGGCTTCACCTTTGGTAAACAAAATGGAACCGGAATTGGGCTTAGCAGTACCAAAGAAGTTATTACGAAAATGGGTGGGGATGTTTCAATTCATTCAGTATTAGGTGTGGGTACAGCCGTAACTATAGCTTTACCCACAGTCGCAGCATCTCACAAATCTTGTTAAAATCAGCGCAATTTATCTTAAAATGAAAACACCTTATACAGAGGCGAGCGAAAAGTGTCACAAGGGACCAAAATCACTTAAATAATCGGTAAACCTTTCACCTAGATAAGTTACATATTACTTAAGCCCCTTATTTATGGCATAAGACTTGTACTAGGTAGAATCGATATGAAAAAACTATTTATTATTTTTACTTTATTATTGCAGTCTTCACTTGGGTTAGCTCAAGACTATTCTAATTTTTTAATTGTTCAAAACCCTCCTAAAAATAACTTTGAGAATAACCTGTTAATTGCAAAGAATATGGCCTTAAAATCCATAGATAACTTTATGTCAAATCCAATAAGTGAATATGATAGCAATAGCGAAGTAAAAGAAACGTTAGATAAGATGTTGGAGGGTTTACATGAAGCAGCCTTAGCTGTTGCGAACCCGACCAGAGGCATTTCTAAATCTTGTATCAAAAATGTTATGTATATTCCTTTTCTTCCTGCATTTCAAAATTCAGTTAGAGTTTGTAATTCATCCGAAAAACTAGATTTAAATCAGTTATACCAAAGCATTATCCATGAATCCTTTCATATATCCGAAGGAAAAAGGAAAATCCCTTATGATCCCTCTAGAGAAGGACTTATTAGAAGTGAAGGTCTTGGAACTGTGTATGAGTTTTCAATTATGAATACTCTACATAGATGCATATATTTAGATTCACCTTACTATCCCGATGATGGTGACAAAAAATCAGAATACCATGATGTAAAATCATTTATAATTTCGGAATACGAAACAAAAAAACCAAAAATATGCCCAGGATATAAAAATAAACAAAATATCGTGGATCTATAATAATCAATTTATATTTAAATATTTCTTAAATAGCTAATAAAGGTTGTTGTATCAAGCTGAAGCAACAATCCCGCAACAATTGCTCTTGAAACCAGCTAAAATCGCTATATCTTGATACAAAATCCTTAAATAAAACAGTCTTAAGTCCGATAAGTTTCTTAACTCTAGCTAAGGGGCTTAAGAATGCATACCTCAGCCTTAAAATTTTTATTTGTTGTATTTGTGACTTTATCTTTCAATGCAGCCAATGCTATTGAAACTGTATGTATACGTGATGAATCTGGGAAAGTTGTTAGCTGTAATAATATTCAATTTAATCAAAATCAAATCGATGATTACGATCTCTGCATAAGAGGCGGTGCCTCTCAAGGTCTAACTGCTAGTGACTGCTTTACAGCTGTAACAAGTCCTGAAGTGGCCGGTGAAGAAGAAGGGAGAGGAAGAGCTGGTCCTGGGGGCGCAAGAGCAAGCGCCAGTGAGGACACCCAAGTACAATGCGAAGACGCCCTCAAAAAAACCAAAAAACAATGCACCGGAGCCGAGTGGTCACAATACAGTGCCGCCGCAATTCAAACCGCGACGACAGTGATGTCTTTGATAAATGCCGGCAAAACAAAAGACGCGTGCGAAGCTGCACAAAAACTAAATGGGTTTGGCGCTCTATCCAACGCAGCTGTTTCTGCTTATTGCTACAAGGCGATTAGCTCTTGTAAAAAAACTTGTGATCCTAAGAAAGACAACCCTGAAGCGGCAGGACAATGTGATGCTTTCAATGAGCACGCAGGCCTCGCAGGCAAGCAAGCCGTTGAAAACGCAACTGCCTACGCAGGTTCCGCAGCGTGTGCAAACGCTGCCGCCGGAAAGTGCATCGGGCAAGAAGCTTATAACGATGAAGAGTGTACGCAATTCTGTATGAAGCCTGGTAGACAGGAACATCCGAAGTGTAAGCTCGCGCTCAACAACTGCAGTAACGCTGCCTACGCTGCTCAAAACGTTCAATACTGTACATGTTTAAGTAATCCACTTTCTCCAAGCTGTCGCGCAAATGCGGGAACTCCCGTTCCAGGATCTGGTAATCCAAGTGGGCTGAATTTAGATGATGATGGAATTGGTGGAGCTGATTACGATTTCAATGGTGTCGATGCTCAAGGTAAAGCCGCAAATACAAATTCAGGTGATGGTGGCGGCGGCGGATTTAACGCTGGTGGTGGCGGAAGTTCTGCTTTCGGTGACAGTGGTGGCGGTGGTTCCGGTGATGAACCTCTCAATAAAGAAATTTTAACAGGTACCGGTGGTGCTGCCGGAGCTGGTGGTGGATTTTTTGGTGGTGGCGGATACGGCGAAGGCAACAGCGCTAAAGGTGGCAGCAAAAGCGGCGAAGACAAAGGCATCGACCTCAGCGCTTTCTTGCCAGGTGGAAAACAAGATCCAACAAGAAATCCTGCAAGTGCCGGATATGGTGATCCTACAATTACAAAAGCCAATGGACTTACAAATTGGCAAAAAGTAACTCGCAAACTGAATGAAAAACGTCCTGAACTAATGCCATAAGGATAATAAAATGAAAAAAATCATTTCAATCTTCGTTCTTACAATCTTCGTTAGTTCGCAATCGTACGCGGGTAATGAAAATATCACGAATGCGGCGGCCACTGCAGCAACTGGAGCCCTGGCGGCTCAAACCATTTCCAATACTACTGTCGGAACAACATGGGTAAAAAAATGTACGAGTGCTTGGCCCTACTGTGCAATGGCAGCTCTGGCTTTTGCGCAAGCAGCGATGTCCCTTAAGGGTGCTAAGGATGCAAAAAAAACCAAAGATGCCTCTGAGTGCGTTGGCGCTTATTGCGGCGGTGGCGATGGTGGAAATCTGAACGGCGGAGGAACTCTTCCTAATACGAATGTTGGAACTTTACCAGGTAATACTGATGATGCACTTTTTGGAAATCTTCAAAATACCATCAATGGAAACTTAGAAAATTTGGCCAACCAAGGTTACACTTACGATGCCAACACCAACTCGGTGAACACACCCAACGGAAGTGTTTCATCATCCTCACTAGGTAGCGATGCCGGATTAAAAAGTTTAGGCTTATCCGATGCAGAAATTAGAGACGCAAGAGCCCTTGCTGCAGATGCTTTAAAAGAAGCTTCCAAGTATGCAGACATGGGTGGTGACTTCGGCGGTGGTGGCGGAAGAAAAACCAAAGCAGGCCCAGGTTACGGGAGCGATGACAAAGCCTTCGATATGAATAAATATCTCGCGGGCCTTATGAACAAAGGCGACGCTCGCGGTGTTGCGGGCTTAGAAAAAAAATACGGATCAGATCAAATTGGTGTTGCTCAAGATAATATTTTTAATATGATTCACAGACGTTACGAAGCAAAAAAACCAAGCCTCAATCCTTAAGTTAATCTCTTCTAAAAATTTGCTGGCGGAGGATTCGAAAGACTCCCCACCACTCCGGCTCCTCCCAATGGCAATTTCTCTGACTTTAAATATTCTTCAGAAACAATTTTTACCGAATAGCCCACTCTTCCCCCGCGTGCGCACATTCCGGGTACAGGAACAGATGGTGGGCTATCAAAACAATTTCCAAAAGATTCTTTGGGAAAATCATAAGAAAATGCACCCGATGGTGCCCATGCCGTCAAAAGATGTTTTGGTTCTTTAATCATCCAGAAATTCATGGTGGGATTTTTTGAAGCAAGTGATCTTGAAATTTCCATTTGCTTAGCTACGTTCACAATCGTCGCAATATTGTAACTACCGATATCTAAGGGAGCAGTCTCTTCATTAAAATAATTTCCCGTTATTCCTTTTTTTGTATAGTTACCAAAGGCATTCACTTCCACCGAATAATAAGTAGCATCAAAAAGATCTGGCGCAATCGCGGCCACTTCTATTTCTCGGATCCATGGAGCTTTGTATCCAAGGCTAGGAATAGATTTATTAATTTCCCCATTTGTGGAATCTGTCTCTGATGCCATGGCTAGTCCATCTTCGTTTGCGGGAGTTCCGCTATAAAAAACTGGATTTAAATAATCACCACTCTTAACCACGGAGGTAATCGATTCTTTAAAGAGAGCAAGAGCGGCCTTGGACACTAAGCCAAGAGGGTCTCCCGGAAATCTTGAATAGTTCGGTATTCCCAACTCCAGCACGCCTGAGGAGGATTGCTCCGGAAGCCCCGTATTGGGATCCAAAGGCAGAGGCGCAAGATTATCTACCTTTTGATTTCCAGAAGAAGAATTTTTTCCTTTGGGCCAAGTTGTATAATACCAAGGACCGATTCTTCCGCCGAAGGGTTTTGCAAAGGCTTTTGCCCTCAATACGATGGGGTCACCAAAAGGTAAATAAGGTTTTCTCGGTTTTGTTTCTGCATAGACACCCACGTAGGCCATCATCCATGGATTTTTCTCGAATCCAAAAATAGAATGATAATCATCTGTAATTTGTTGAGGTTCGTTTCTAAAAAAATCATCGACATCATCTTTACCCAAATCATGCACAGGTCGATTTTCTTGATCTCGACCCGTGATGGGCTTCGCTTCACCTCGACAGACCTTGCCTTTACCATCAAGATCTGTATAATAAATCAATGGATAAATCGGTACTTCATTGAGCCAATCCTGACTCTTGCCTGTAGTTCCTAATGAGTTGAAAAATCGAAATTGATCTTCAGATTCATTCAAAGATTTTAAATTTGCCCTCGTCAAATTGTATTTCAAAACTTTAAGCGTTCCGCCCCTTACGCTGTTCTTTTTAATATCTCGAAATTCATAAGGATTTTCAGACATAGATCTCGCATATTCTCTAATGATGCGCTTGGAGCTTGCGACTTGATTTCTATATGCTTTTATCCATCTGATTGCCAATTCAAAGTTCACTGGCCCCGTTGCCGCACAGTCTGCCTTAGCAATGTCTTTAAGCCTTTTAACTGCGGCACCTATGCCAAAATTGGCAGGGAAGAATGGGTTAACAGTGGGGACACTAGGAAGTTCTGGAATTACAGTTTTGCTGTTATAACATAAATTTTGAATGCTACCCCAGATACCATGATTCACGCAGACAGTCGGTCGCCATTTGGATTTTATTAAGCCGTTTCCATTGGAAACTCCGCCATCAAATGCGGACACATCTTGAAATAAATTTCCTGTATCCAATTGCATCGGATGCTCTTTGTATCCTAAATCCCCGAGAACTCGAATTCTCCAGGCCAAAAGTTTCCACGCTTGTCTGATTTGATAATTCTGATGGGCAATGGCGTTGAGCATTTCGGCCTGGCGTTGGGCTGCATAATAAGCTGCGATATCCACCGAGTTTTGCAGATTGATTTTATCATGAACGATCAAACCCACGTTGACGATCATGGCAAAGAAAACAAATAGCACTTGGAAAATCAGCGCAATAAAAATTGCCATCTGCCCCCGTTCAGATTTTAGGGGCGATACTGGTCCTTGATGTCGTATATGTAAGCGTGTCCGGAGCATTCAAAAATTATGACGTATCCGCTCTCATTTTGCGATACGTGCTAGACTAATAATCGAC
Coding sequences within:
- a CDS encoding pilus assembly protein TadG-related protein, coding for MAIFIALIFQVLFVFFAMIVNVGLIVHDKINLQNSVDIAAYYAAQRQAEMLNAIAHQNYQIRQAWKLLAWRIRVLGDLGYKEHPMQLDTGNLFQDVSAFDGGVSNGNGLIKSKWRPTVCVNHGIWGSIQNLCYNSKTVIPELPSVPTVNPFFPANFGIGAAVKRLKDIAKADCAATGPVNFELAIRWIKAYRNQVASSKRIIREYARSMSENPYEFRDIKKNSVRGGTLKVLKYNLTRANLKSLNESEDQFRFFNSLGTTGKSQDWLNEVPIYPLIYYTDLDGKGKVCRGEAKPITGRDQENRPVHDLGKDDVDDFFRNEPQQITDDYHSIFGFEKNPWMMAYVGVYAETKPRKPYLPFGDPIVLRAKAFAKPFGGRIGPWYYTTWPKGKNSSSGNQKVDNLAPLPLDPNTGLPEQSSSGVLELGIPNYSRFPGDPLGLVSKAALALFKESITSVVKSGDYLNPVFYSGTPANEDGLAMASETDSTNGEINKSIPSLGYKAPWIREIEVAAIAPDLFDATYYSVEVNAFGNYTKKGITGNYFNEETAPLDIGSYNIATIVNVAKQMEISRSLASKNPTMNFWMIKEPKHLLTAWAPSGAFSYDFPKESFGNCFDSPPSVPVPGMCARGGRVGYSVKIVSEEYLKSEKLPLGGAGVVGSLSNPPPANF